From the Nostoc sp. PCC 7107 genome, the window ACTCAAAACAGCAATTAAGGCGTTAATAACCTCTAGCTCTGGTATTTCACTAACTGTGATTGCTGTAATTGCGGCAATCACGGTTTCTGGTGTACTGGCATGATTGATTTGTGAAATTAATTTTTCATTCATAAAAAACTGCATGGCAAAAAGGACTGGTGATAGAAGTAAAAGGTAAAAGGTAAAAGAGCTATAAAAATATTTTGCCTTTTTACTTTTTATTTTTGACTTTTAATTACCAATGTCGAAAATTAACTTTTGAATTTTAAAGTTGAATTAATAAATCATCTATCGTTTGAAAAATCAACAACGCAATATCTTGTTCATAATTATTACTCTCCAAAAGTGCTTCTAAAATGCGCTTTAAGTTCAGCAGCTTCAAACTATTAGGAACCTGCGCTGTTAATATTGCTTGTATAGCTTGTTGATGTCCAACTGCACCTAAGTCAAAAACCGCAGCCCAACGTAAATACATATTGTCGTGGGTGAGATTTTTAACAATACGTTCGATGTATTGGGGTTCCTGAGTTAAAAGATACATATATCGAGCCGCAGCACATTGCACTCGTTCCGAAGGATGTTTTAAAAATGCTTCAATTTGTGGCTGTGCTAACCAAACTTGGAGCGTTGCTAATGCTTCAATTAAAGCCTCATAGGGTTGTTCTTGAGTGCTTTGCAAAAGATTGAGTAAAGGAATTACCGCTCTTTTGTCACCAATAGCGGCTAAAGCAGCGATCGCCGCTTCTCGCAGACGCAAATCTTCGTCACACTCTAACGCTGTTACTAACGCAGGTACAGCTTGGGGATTTTTCAATTGTCCTAAAGCGCGTGCAGCTTGACGACGCAACGGATAACCCCCCAATGGGATGCGATACCGTTCATCAAATAAAGCATCACATAACGCCATACAGCCCGCTTGCACTTGATGTTTACCTAACCACCAAGCCGCATAATAGCGAATTTGATTATCATCACTAGATAATGCAGCGATCGCTGTTTCTGGCGAAAGAATTGGTTCGGCGGTGTTAGTGGTCATGATGAAGTATGGGTATAAGGGATTAAGGGTGTAGGGGTGTAGAGATTTTTACACTCTTATACCCCTACACCCTCACACCCAATTTCAAGGATTATCTGCTGAAATTACTCTATTACACTTGCGAAATGCTGACTATTTTACCGCCACGCTTGTGAATTTCTTGGTATATAGCTGAGAGGCGTTCATAAGGTACGGTGTAAGTCTGACGACTGCGGCGGACTGCGGCTTGAGAACCGATTTTACCAGCGATCGCTTCAACAACGAACATCCGGCCATCTCCTTTGGCAGCCGAACTAATTAAAGTCGGTGCTTCTGAAACAAAACCTGTACCTGCGGAAGTTGGTGGCAAAATTCCATTAGCCAAATTCAATGAAATTTTCGTCCTCAGACGAGAATTTTTCCGCCCCATTTGGGCATTATCACTGTTACCACAACCGCGATAAAGTTCCAATATGCGGTTAAAACCTACCGTTTTCATTCCGGGAATTGACTGAAATCCATGATGATAAGGAACGATAAAATTCCCAAAAGCATTATTATATTCTGGGCTATAAATGTAAGACTGAATATCTGCGTCATAGCCACGAGCAGCATATAAATCTACATGAAAAGCAATCTCTGATTGATCGTAGGGTGCGCGTCCCAGTAAGTGCTTATAATTTAATTCAATAAACCGCACTTGAGAGTTTTGATAAAAAAAGCATTCTTTGTAAAATTCAGATTTTGCTAAAGTCTCGACAAATTGCCGGACACTAATTTTGCCATTACGCAATAAAGCTTCAGCACTAGTAAATTTTTGGCTGGCATATAGTCCCTGACGACCGAAAATTTGTTGATAAGCAGCCCGAAATACTTTTTGTAATTCGTCTTCAGTCCAATTTTGTCGTAACTCAACTTTAACGCCGATTTCGTCTCTGATGCCTAGCCGTTCTGCAACTGAACTACTCATTTTAACAATTGCTCCTGTTTAAATTTTTGTTCGCAATAAATTTGGGTTTTTGGTAGTAGAAAAATGCCGTAACTAAAGTAGAAAACTAGTCTAGTTATTCAGCAATACTCTATTTCCAAAAACCCACAAGTTTGTATTAGCTTAATGCGTTGATTGCATAGTTGAGGTAGATGTTAGCTTCACCGGCAACATCACCATTTAAACCATGATTGTCACGCACAAACTCAAGAGCAGCTACATACCAACTAGGAGATAAACCCAAAGCACTATTGAGTTCACTCAACCCAGCAACTACATATTCATCTAAAGGGCCAGTACCGCCAACTACACAACAATAACTAATGGTGCGGAGATAGTGATCAATATCGCGTACACACTTAGATTTCCCTTCGGGTGTAGACGCATATTGAGGTCCACTCATTTGAGTTGTGTAGGGGAATTTTTGATAAACATGATTTGCTGCTGCTTCTGACCATTTTTTGCCATTATTGCTAAATGCTTTGGCAGCATCTAAACCTGCACGAGCGCGGTTGAAACGACCAAATACTGCTTGCATTTCGGTATTACTGAGATAAGAACCGCGCACATCAGCAGCAGATATCGCTTCAGTTAAAGGCGTTTTCATAATTCTCCTAATCTCCTCGATTTTCGACTAATTACTAACAACCAGTTGGCGAAAAATTTGCCCAAAAAATTTATTAAACAACAGCACTAGCAGCGCGATCAAAATAGTTAGCCAATTCAGCTATCAGTTGACTACAATCACCTTTGCTAATACCATTGGAGTTATTAGCAATTTCGATCGCTGCAT encodes:
- a CDS encoding phycobilisome linker polypeptide, whose product is MSSSVAERLGIRDEIGVKVELRQNWTEDELQKVFRAAYQQIFGRQGLYASQKFTSAEALLRNGKISVRQFVETLAKSEFYKECFFYQNSQVRFIELNYKHLLGRAPYDQSEIAFHVDLYAARGYDADIQSYIYSPEYNNAFGNFIVPYHHGFQSIPGMKTVGFNRILELYRGCGNSDNAQMGRKNSRLRTKISLNLANGILPPTSAGTGFVSEAPTLISSAAKGDGRMFVVEAIAGKIGSQAAVRRSRQTYTVPYERLSAIYQEIHKRGGKIVSISQV
- a CDS encoding HEAT repeat domain-containing protein; the encoded protein is MTTNTAEPILSPETAIAALSSDDNQIRYYAAWWLGKHQVQAGCMALCDALFDERYRIPLGGYPLRRQAARALGQLKNPQAVPALVTALECDEDLRLREAAIAALAAIGDKRAVIPLLNLLQSTQEQPYEALIEALATLQVWLAQPQIEAFLKHPSERVQCAAARYMYLLTQEPQYIERIVKNLTHDNMYLRWAAVFDLGAVGHQQAIQAILTAQVPNSLKLLNLKRILEALLESNNYEQDIALLIFQTIDDLLIQL
- a CDS encoding phycocyanin — translated: MKTPLTEAISAADVRGSYLSNTEMQAVFGRFNRARAGLDAAKAFSNNGKKWSEAAANHVYQKFPYTTQMSGPQYASTPEGKSKCVRDIDHYLRTISYCCVVGGTGPLDEYVVAGLSELNSALGLSPSWYVAALEFVRDNHGLNGDVAGEANIYLNYAINALS